The genome window GGCCGTACCAGCCGGAGATGCCGCCGGACACCCAGCCCAGGTCGAAGCCCGCGCGGCCGATGGCGTCCTTCTCCTTGTCGTTGTCGGAGCCGACGTAGCCCTGGTTGAAGATGCCGTCGCCGTCGAACACACCGCCGCTGAAGTTGAGCTTGCCGTCCAGGAAGTTGCCGGCGAACTTCACGCCGCGGTCCCGCTCGTCGGGCAGGAAGGCGCGCACCACGCGGGTGCGCTCGGGAATCTCGCGGTCGCTCGAGGACTGCACGGCCTCGTAGCCGAAGGGCCACTTCATCTGGCCCAGCGTCAGGCCCAGCTGCTGGTGGGTGCCCGGGATGTAGAGCGTGGCCTCGGCGTCGCGCACGGTGACGCCCGTGGTGGGCACGCCGTCGAACTGCAGCATCAGCTGGGACCAGTCCGTGGTGTACGTCGTCTTGAGGCGGCCGCGGCGCACGGTGAAGCGGCTGAAGCCGCCCGAGCCCGTGTCATCCAGGCTCTGCTGGTACTGGTAGCGCGCCTGGACGTAGCCCGAAATCTTCAGCTTCTTGAGCGCGGACAGGTCCACCTTCGTCTCCGCGTTCTGCTCCTCGAGCGCCGCCACCTTCCCCTCGGCGTTGGTCATCCGCTCGTCCAGGTCCGCGTCCGCCGGCGCGCTGTCGGCCGGGGGCGGCTCGGCGGACACCGGGGCGTCGGCGGAGGGCGCCTGGGGGGCGGACTCCTCGGCCGGCGGCGACGCGGGCTGCTGGGCCAGCACG of Myxococcus fulvus contains these proteins:
- a CDS encoding porin, with the translated sequence MRLVTTFLTLCVASGPVLAQQPASPPAEESAPQAPSADAPVSAEPPPADSAPADADLDERMTNAEGKVAALEEQNAETKVDLSALKKLKISGYVQARYQYQQSLDDTGSGGFSRFTVRRGRLKTTYTTDWSQLMLQFDGVPTTGVTVRDAEATLYIPGTHQQLGLTLGQMKWPFGYEAVQSSSDREIPERTRVVRAFLPDERDRGVKFAGNFLDGKLNFSGGVFDGDGIFNQGYVGSDNDKEKDAIGRAGFDLGWVSGGISGWYGHTITKGPTDTYRKAYTRDRLALDAQLYLDVLPFGATAIKGEYITGRSYWKSSGDVKVEQPGVPASGWYGLIVQNVGLTNAVAVRYDFFDPENGRKNTVTDGRPASTNSVGTLAVAVLHYFGEHFKVTAAYEMPVTSAPGAPKDPHDNLFTLQMQARY